One Halanaerobium hydrogeniformans genomic window, GATGTACTTTAAAATAAGCGATCCGATAAGCCATCATTACATAAGCTGCTGCATGAGCTTTTGGGAACATATATTTAATCTTTTTACAGGAATCTATATACCAGTTTGGTACATTTTTATCCCGCATAATATTTTCTTCCTCTTCTGTAAGGCCCTTGCCCTTACGCACATTTTCCATAATCACAAAAGCTTTTAAAGGATCAAGTCCTTTAGTAAGAAGATAATTCATAATATCATCTCGTACAGAAATAACTTCGGCTAATTTTGCCTTACCCTGCTTTATGAGCTTTTGAGCATTATTTAACCAGACATCAGTTCCATGAGAAAGACCACTGATTCTAACAAGTTCAGAAAAACTGCTTGGTCTGGTATCCCTAAGCATCTGCTGAACAAAAGATGTTCCAAACTCTGGTATTCCTAAAGTTCCAATATCAGTTCCTAAAACTGCAGAGTCTACCCCTAATTTATCTGTGCTTGAAAAAATACTCATTGTGGCCTGATCATCTAAGGGAACCTTCTTAGGCTCTATACCAGTCATATCTTCCAGCATCTTTAAAGAGGTGGGATCATCATGACCTAATAGATCAAGCTTTAAAATTCTACCACTGATTGAATGGTAATCAAAATGGGTAGTTCTAATATCTGTTTCCTGATCATTTGCAGGATGTTGAATCGGTGTAAAATCAAATATATTTTTGCTTTTGGGAACAATCATTAATCCACCTGGATGCTGACCGGTTGTTCTTCTAACCCCAGTACAGCCTTTAACCAATCTGTCTATCTCAGCTCTTTTGACTTCAATTCCTCGATCATCAAGATAGTTTTTTACAAAACCAAAAGCAGTTCTATCTGCAATCGTAGAAATTGTACCAGCTTTATAGACATAATCTCTCCCAAAATAGTCTTCTGTATAGCGATGGATTTCACTCTGATATTCTCCTGAAAAGTTAAGATCAATATCAGGAACCTTATTACCTTCAAAACCCATAAAGACCTCAAAAGGTATATCAAAACCATCTTTGATATATTTGGCCCCACATTCACATTTTTTGTCTGCAAGATCTATTCCACTACCTACAGATTCAGAATCTACAAATTCATAATTAGAACATTCAGGACAGCGATAATGAGGTGGTAGAGGGTTAACCTCGGTAATCCCGGTCATTGTTGCAACAAATGATGAACCTACCGAACCTCTTGAACCAACCAGGTAACCATCATCTAAAGATTTTTTAACCAGTTTATGGGCGATTAAATAAATAACTGCAAAACCATTTTCAATTATAGAATTTAGTTCTTTTTCCAGCCTGTCTATAACCAGTTGAGGTAGCTCTTGACCATAATACTGATGAGCTTTTTGATAGGCCATTTCCCTGATTTCGTCTTCAGCACCTTCTATTTCTGGAGTATAAAGTCCATCAGGAATAGGCTGAATCGCCTCAATTTTAGATAATATTTTATTTGGATTGTCAATTACGATTTCCTTAGCGGTTTGCCCATCAAAATAACTGAATTCAGCAAGCATCTCTTCTGTTGTTCTATAATATAATGGAGGCTGATTTTCTGCATCGGCAAAATTTTGTCCAGCCTGTAATATCTCTCTAAAAATACTATCTTTAGGATCCAGAAAATGCGCATCTGTTGTAGCAACGACTTCTTTATTTAACTCCTGACCTAATTGATAGATTTTTTTATTTATATTTATTAGGTCTTCTCTACTGTTTACTTTTTCTGGTATTAAAAATTCATTATTAGCCAGTGGCTGTAGTTCAAGATAATCATAAAGTTTTGCAATTTTTTTGATTTCGTTTTTAGGCCGATTATTAATAAAAGCCTGATATATCTGCCCTGATTCACAGGCTGAACCAATTAATAATCCTTTTCTGTGCTGCAGCAATTTGCTTTTTAAAATTCTTGGCTTACGATAAAAATTATCAAGATGTGAAATCGAAACAAGTTTGTAGAGGTTTTTCAATCCCTTTTTGTTTTTAGCCAGCAAAACTGCATGAAATGGTCTTAAATCTTTCCAGTCGATTTTTGAAATATAATCATTTATATCTTTAAGATTGCTGTTATCGTCTTTTTCGATAATAGCTAAAAGTTTTTTTAAGATTTCTGCTGTAGCATCAGCATCAGCTAAAGCCCTGTGATGATCATCCAGTTCAACAGAAAAATATTCAGCCAGTGTATTAAGCTTATAATTTTTGCTGTCTTTAATAAGAGCCCTTGATAAAGCAAGAGTATCTAAAACGGTATATTCTTTTCTATTAATCTCTAATTTCTGGAGAGCAGTTCTTAAAAATCCATAGTCAAAATCTGCGTTATGAGCAACCAAAACCCCATCACCGATAAAGTCAATAAACCGCTCAATCGCTGCTTTTAATTTAGGAGCTCCGGTAAGCATAGAGGTGTTGATTCCGGTTATTTCGGTTATTTTTGCAGGAACATTTTTATCGATATCTATAAAAGTTTCAAATTCAGCTATTTTTTCACCTGCTTTAATCTTAACAGCTCCAATCTCTATAATATCATGTTGAGATGGATTTAAACCCGTTGTTTCTAAATCAAAAACAACAAATTCTGTCTGCTTAATTTCGGCAGGATAAGGATTATTAATTATCGGTTCTCCA contains:
- a CDS encoding PolC-type DNA polymerase III, which encodes MIKALSLNNKKNNSYKYLICDEQKKLIYCIAAEDQPLKIKKQLEEELSFNDDYVIKVISDLSLKEELFLIWPQIIKDFKKKFSFKSNWLQRAKLYLDGNHLNIKLETKVAHKKLSQAKVRNFLEYTIKNYLSEIQKISIHNGNFLAEIDDNNDFVAEKIKNQTKNTNKKQQKQSPNNYQKSKRKNKYGRIIRAAKTHEINELNSEIPKVVIEADLFEVDFKQTRNGSYLYILKITDYDSSISAKTFSDKRDPFLDSLTTEDRIKLRGKVSFDPYSKEWNIIFNDLIKIDKKTRADNSEEKRVDLHLHTQMSSMDCVMNVKKLVKRAADWGHKAVAITDHGVVQAFPDAYQAGQKHDVQIIYGLEAYLVDDGEPIINNPYPAEIKQTEFVVFDLETTGLNPSQHDIIEIGAVKIKAGEKIAEFETFIDIDKNVPAKITEITGINTSMLTGAPKLKAAIERFIDFIGDGVLVAHNADFDYGFLRTALQKLEINRKEYTVLDTLALSRALIKDSKNYKLNTLAEYFSVELDDHHRALADADATAEILKKLLAIIEKDDNSNLKDINDYISKIDWKDLRPFHAVLLAKNKKGLKNLYKLVSISHLDNFYRKPRILKSKLLQHRKGLLIGSACESGQIYQAFINNRPKNEIKKIAKLYDYLELQPLANNEFLIPEKVNSREDLININKKIYQLGQELNKEVVATTDAHFLDPKDSIFREILQAGQNFADAENQPPLYYRTTEEMLAEFSYFDGQTAKEIVIDNPNKILSKIEAIQPIPDGLYTPEIEGAEDEIREMAYQKAHQYYGQELPQLVIDRLEKELNSIIENGFAVIYLIAHKLVKKSLDDGYLVGSRGSVGSSFVATMTGITEVNPLPPHYRCPECSNYEFVDSESVGSGIDLADKKCECGAKYIKDGFDIPFEVFMGFEGNKVPDIDLNFSGEYQSEIHRYTEDYFGRDYVYKAGTISTIADRTAFGFVKNYLDDRGIEVKRAEIDRLVKGCTGVRRTTGQHPGGLMIVPKSKNIFDFTPIQHPANDQETDIRTTHFDYHSISGRILKLDLLGHDDPTSLKMLEDMTGIEPKKVPLDDQATMSIFSSTDKLGVDSAVLGTDIGTLGIPEFGTSFVQQMLRDTRPSSFSELVRISGLSHGTDVWLNNAQKLIKQGKAKLAEVISVRDDIMNYLLTKGLDPLKAFVIMENVRKGKGLTEEEENIMRDKNVPNWYIDSCKKIKYMFPKAHAAAYVMMAYRIAYFKVHHPAAFYTTYFSIKADDFDAQLACNGKAKVIAKIKELENKGNEITTKESGTLKVLKIVLEAMMRGIEFLAVDIYQSKATEFQHLGDNKLLAPLISLQGLGGSAAESVVREREKSDFTSIEELSNRTCLTKTVIEVLKEHGSLDELPEKNQLSLFIK